From Fusarium fujikuroi IMI 58289 draft genome, chromosome FFUJ_chr07, a single genomic window includes:
- a CDS encoding probable translocase of inner membrane has translation MDMLSAAEQRTLEQRMQKRQVKEFMGAFGGLVEHCFMSCVDDFTSKAISTRESGCINRCVQKWMASQQRISDRFQEHNAQLTAQMNK, from the exons ATGGATAT GCTTTCCGCAGCTGAACAGCGCACTCTTGAGCAGCGCATGCAGAAGCGCCAGGTCAAGGAGTTTATGGGT GCATTCGGCGGTCTTGTTGAGCACTGCTTCATGTCCTGTGTCGATGACTTCACCTCAAAGGCCATCTCAACCCGAGAAAGCGGCTGCATCAACCGCTGCGTTCAGAAGTGGatggcttctcaacagcGCATCAGCGACCGCTTCCAAGAGCACAACGCCCAGCTCACAGCTCAGATGAACAAATAA
- a CDS encoding related to Rho GTPase activating protein — translation MTSAASNPNQANQPALQINNAASPPSKRDLKSWWKGFKLPSKHQEPQETRPQGIFGVPLRQSITYANVAISLIDENGQSYIYGYVPIVVAKCGVFLKEKATHVEGIFRLSGSEKRIKELKTIFDSPDRYGKGLVWDGYTVHDAANVLRRYLNDLPEPVVPLDLYEKFRDPLRGATKQAVGDAEGPQFVENFNEKAAILQYQRLITELPPLNRQLLLYILDLLAVFAAKADENRMNSQNLAAIFQPGMLSHPAHAMAPEEYRLNQCVIIFLIENQDHFLIGMQGTAADEKTKKEVESGTPSGPLTPQPTRKTSLGRSASNASAGANSVRRDGKLRRNRSVSSRNSRNDGSSTPNSPALTATPTTGGLARSNTVPSKKSPAIGAGRFQRSDGSGPRSPHLEPLTQVNPTESIEQSPQSTRSSDFISGGYLTPTKAPATGRSHERLLEVPPESSTPSKERNIPNIFRSTPNTDAGDKRQPNKLKKKRIPGSLNPSAQSSAASLTYTHPNAASSPGAELANPMEHAQQYESGTQALPQQPAPILEERHREALEQQQELHDRPSHGQNPHPQETSLAHPASLTQQKSDVSSEHTPRASQASSNQSLHPDNTLKSKKSPPTSLHSSFNEGSDLDQILDEQSISTVDQAEKERKKRWRLSRSKNADNGSSAGLTSPRLALGQNDNGDVSNLSISSSSHRPRKSESSDRPYMVSEGQGSFDQGRESDSKGPIGWIRNKYREAKESAEQRRNKSPPADRPGLGASSFQPRGKSLEIRRDEPAQHASLAAIAGAPAVASNPAAAPGPAMGPAPAATQVPQTATVSMVQPEPTSPVQPTHPQAQVPPPAQVQAQPQPHPTTPAQPPVQEQSQSPTEPKLQTESQKPQSPQTPQKIISMLDVDTPPAAAAASTPAPATASVTTQPQAGESKHVQEQPQPLLAQEPKAEEEPVQATEHPAVISPVQPEQVQPEQQQVKSESETPKQEQ, via the exons ATGACGTCCGCCGCCTCGAACCCTAATCAGGCCAACCAGCCGGCTCTCCAAATCAATAATGCAGCATCCCCGCCCAGCAAGCGCGATCTTAAATCATGGTGGAAGGGTTTCAAGCTGCCTTCGAAGCACCAGGAACCCCAGG AAACCCGTCCCCAAGGTATCTTCGGAGTGCCTTTACGGCAAAGTATAACATATGCCAACGTCGCTATCTCGctcattgatgagaatggacaGAGTTACATCTACGGCTATGTCCCCATTGTCGTCGCAAAATGTGGCGTCTTCCTCAAAGAAAAAG CTACCCATGTCGAAGGAATTTTCCGGCTTAGCGGTTCggaaaagagaataaaggaGCTTAAGACCATATTCGACTCACCTGACAGATACGGGAAGGGCCTCGTCTGGGATGGATACACTGTACACGATGCTGCCAACGTTCTGCGACGATATCTCAACGACCTCCCCGAACCCGTCGTTCCCCTCGATCTGTACGAAAAGTTCCGCGACCCCCTCCGAGGCGCAACCAAGCAAGCTGTGGGCGATGCAGAGGGGCCTCAATTCGTCGAAAATTTCAACGAGAAAGCAGCCATCTTGCAGTACCAGCGACTCATCACGGAGCTACCTCCCTTGAACCGACAGCTACTTCTCTACATTCTCGACCTTCTTGCGGTTTTCGCTGCCAAGGCGGACGAGAATCGCATGAACTCACAAAATTTGGCTGCCATCTTCCAGCCAGGCATGCTCTCGCACCCAGCACATGCCATGGCTCCTGAGGAATACCGGTTGAACCAATGTGTTATCATTTTCTTGATCGAGAACCAGGATCACTTCCTTATTGGTATGCAGGGCACCGCTGCTGAtgaaaagaccaagaaaGAGGTGGAGTCTGGCACACCCAGTGGTCCTCTCACCCCTCAACCTACTCGAAAAACAAGCCTGGGCCGATCGGCGTCCAATGCGAGTGCAGGCGCCAACAGTGTGCGGCGGGATGGCAAACTTCGAAGAAACCGATCCGTGTCGTCACGGAACTCCAGGAATGACGGAAGCTCAACACCCAATAGTCCAGCCTTGACAGCTACACCAACGACAGGTGGATTGGCCAGAAGCAATACCGTGCCATCCAAGAAATCTCCTGCCATTGGTGCTGGCCGCTTTCAGAGGTCTGATGGGTCAGGGCCTCGTTCTCCCCATCTAGAGCCTTTGACACAAGTCAACCCCACAGAGAGCATAGAACAATCTCCCCAATCGACAAGGTCATCTGACTTCATATCTGGCGGTTACCTCACACCAACGAAGGCTCCTGCAACAGGCCGCAGTCACGAGAGACTACTTGAAGTGCCGCCGGAGTCCTCCACACCATCCAAGGAGCGTAATATTCCTAACATCTTCCGTAGCACACCCAATACTGATGCTGGCGACAAGAGACAGCCTAACAAActgaagaaaaagaggaTACCAGGAAGCTTGAACCCAAGTGCTCAGAGTTCTGCTGCGTCTTTGACATACACACATCCGAATGCTGCATCATCTCCTGGGGCAGAACTGGCTAACCCGATGGAACATGCTCAGCAGTATGAATCTGGAACTCAGGCATTGCCACAACAACCAGCCCCGATTCTCGAAGAGCGACACCGAGAAGCActggagcagcagcaagaactACATGATCGGCCGTCACATGGGCAaaatcctcatcctcaagaaaCTTCACTCGCACATCCTGCTTCTCTGACACAGCAAAAGAGTGATGTTTCATCTGAGCACACTCCCAGGGCCTCTCAAGCGTCATCAAACCAGAGTCTGCATCCAGATAATACACTGAAGTCGAAAAAGTCACCACCAACGTCTCTGCACTCATCTTTCAACGAAGGCTCGGACTTGGATCAGATTCTTGACGAACAGTCTATCAGCACTGTTGATCAAGCAGAAAAAGAACGAAAGAAGCGTTGGCGGTTGTCGAGGAGTAAGAATGCTGATAACGGCTCCTCTGCCGGTCTCACCTCACCGCGCCTTGCCCTTGGGCAGAACGACAATGGCGATGTCAGCAACCTATCAATATCGAGTTCCAGTCATAGGCCTCGAAAGAGCGAGAGCTCTGACCGACCCTACATGGTAAGCGAGGGACAAGGTAGCTTCGATCAGGGCAGAGAAAGTGATTCCAAGGGTCCCATAGGATGGATTAGGAACAAATACCGCGAAGCAAAAGAGAGTGCGGAACAAAGGAGGAATAAGTCTCCTCCGGCCGACCGTCCCGGCCTGGGCGCCTCAAGCTTCCAACCCCGAGGAAAGAGTTTGGAAATTAGAAGAGACGAGCCAGCGCAGCATGCTTCACTTGCAGCAATAGCCGGCGCTCCAGCTGTTGCCTCTAACCCTGCTGCAGCTCCCGGTCCAGCAATGGGCCCGGCTCCTGCAGCGACACAAGTTCCTCAGACAGCCACAGTTTCAATGGTTCAACCTGAACCTACATCGCCTGTTCAGCCAACCCATCCTCAAGCGCAAGTTCCTCCACCGGCTCAGGTCCAggctcaacctcaacctcatccgaCAACCCCAGCCCAGCCTCCAGTTCAGGAGCAGAGTCAATCTCCAACTGAACCTAAACTTCAGACAGAATCTCAAAAGCCGCAAAGCCCACAGACACCTCAGAAAATCATCTCTATGCTCGATGTTGACACGCCACCGGCCGCTGCAGCAGCATCGACTCCTGCCCCAGCCACTGCTTCTGTAACTACGCAACCGCAGGCGGGGGAATCGAAACACGTTCAAGAACAGCCACAGCCCCTGTTGGCACAGGAGCcaaaagcagaagaagagccagttCAGGCCACTGAACATCCGGCGGTGATATCGCCTGTGCAGCCCGAACAAGTACAGCCTGAGCAACAACAAGTaaagtcagagtcagagacACCAAAGCAGGAGCAATAG